Proteins encoded in a region of the Deefgea piscis genome:
- a CDS encoding OmpP1/FadL family transporter: MKMLVRSMKVIGATSLFLSSASVLASGYHFGTQSASNQGVANSGAAEVMDATTIFYNPAGMSRLEGTQVTGVLNVVIPNGEYTNIKTTTATGKPVTGGNGGSFGQTTAVPHLYATYQVNDQVNVGVGVFVPFGSHTNYEAGWVGRYQALESKIETINVNPSISYKVNDTVALGAGVSVQYINGQISKALDLGTATKNPAFFGNPAFDGESEVKGNDIGYGFNLGALFNLSEDTRVGVAYRSKIKHTLEGDLTFKVPSALQSTVGKSPALQNRAATLSVETPESFSINGFHQFNPEWAMTADYTWTGHSRFDEIRIKSPGNADSVTVTRWRDTSRYSVGGIYTPNQTWTFRAGLAYDQSPEANDAERIASIPDSDRIWYALGARYNIDKNNSIDLAAIYVHLKSSSINRKPLDPTEVSGGSINGNYSVNSVTLGMQYNYRF; encoded by the coding sequence ATGAAGATGCTTGTGCGTTCAATGAAAGTGATCGGTGCAACTAGTTTGTTTCTCAGCTCTGCCTCAGTTTTGGCTTCGGGCTACCACTTTGGTACCCAAAGTGCGAGTAATCAGGGTGTCGCCAACTCCGGCGCTGCCGAAGTCATGGACGCGACAACCATTTTTTATAATCCAGCCGGTATGAGCCGCCTTGAAGGAACGCAAGTCACTGGCGTACTCAATGTGGTGATCCCGAATGGCGAGTACACCAATATCAAAACCACTACCGCCACCGGTAAACCGGTGACGGGTGGTAATGGGGGTAGTTTTGGCCAAACTACAGCCGTGCCACATTTGTACGCTACCTATCAAGTGAATGATCAGGTGAACGTCGGTGTTGGGGTGTTTGTACCATTTGGCTCACACACCAATTACGAAGCAGGCTGGGTGGGTCGCTACCAAGCTTTAGAAAGCAAGATCGAAACGATTAATGTGAATCCATCGATCTCTTACAAAGTGAACGACACGGTGGCGCTCGGTGCCGGTGTTAGTGTGCAATATATTAATGGTCAAATTAGTAAAGCCTTGGACCTCGGTACGGCAACGAAAAACCCAGCGTTTTTTGGTAATCCCGCTTTTGACGGTGAGTCCGAAGTGAAGGGTAACGATATTGGCTACGGTTTTAACTTGGGTGCTTTGTTTAATCTAAGTGAGGACACCCGAGTGGGGGTGGCGTATCGCTCAAAAATTAAACATACCTTGGAAGGTGATTTGACCTTTAAGGTGCCAAGCGCACTGCAATCGACCGTGGGCAAATCCCCTGCTTTACAAAATCGAGCAGCAACATTGTCGGTTGAAACGCCAGAATCATTCTCGATTAATGGCTTTCACCAATTTAACCCTGAATGGGCGATGACTGCTGATTACACCTGGACAGGTCACTCGCGCTTTGACGAAATCCGGATTAAATCTCCGGGTAATGCCGATTCAGTGACAGTGACTCGCTGGCGCGATACCAGCCGTTATTCAGTGGGCGGCATTTATACGCCGAATCAAACTTGGACTTTCCGTGCCGGTTTAGCGTATGACCAATCGCCTGAAGCCAATGATGCTGAGCGCATTGCCAGCATTCCCGATAGCGACCGGATTTGGTATGCCTTGGGCGCTCGTTACAATATTGACAAAAACAATTCGATTGACCTTGCGGCCATTTATGTTCATCTAAAAAGCTCAAGCATTAATCGTAAACCTTTAGATCCAACTGAAGTCTCAG